Proteins encoded in a region of the Vicia villosa cultivar HV-30 ecotype Madison, WI linkage group LG5, Vvil1.0, whole genome shotgun sequence genome:
- the LOC131608162 gene encoding protein OXIDATIVE STRESS 3-like gives MRDFLLDILQSQSTMDGKSNTNWIVKNDDDTEDSISSYFSSSEMDDDDDQEASSSSTSSLSSSSSSNLNGPLYELSELMNHLPIKRGLSMFYQGKAQSFCSLARVESIEDLPKKEKPNYRNKVRSCKSFGLCTPKGTISKKTSRGPCLSVKISRRNRFLGESS, from the exons ATGAGAGATTTTCTTCTTGACATATTACAATCACAATCAACTATGGATGGAAAAAGTAATACCAATTGGATTGTTAAGAATGATGATGATACAGAAGATTcaatttcttcatatttttcttcatcagagatggatgatgatgatgatcaagaAGCATCATCCTCTTCAACTTCTAGTTTGTCATCTTCCTCTTCATCAAATTTAAATGGTCCTTTATATGAATTATCAGAGCTCATGAATCATCTTCCTATAAA GAGAGGATTGTCTATGTTTTATCAAGGGAAAGCACAATCTTTTTGTTCATTAGCAAGGGTGGAAAGCATAGAAGATCTTCCTAAGAAAGAGAAACCAAATTACAGAAATAAAGTGAGATCatgcaagagctttggtttgtGCACTCCAAAGGGAACAATATCAAAGAAAACTTCAAGAGGACCTTGTTTATCAGTAAAAATTTCTAGAAGAAATAGATTCCTTGGAGAGTCTAGCTAG